Proteins encoded in a region of the Sander lucioperca isolate FBNREF2018 chromosome 4, SLUC_FBN_1.2, whole genome shotgun sequence genome:
- the rrp36 gene encoding ribosomal RNA processing protein 36 homolog, whose translation MKGRAKQRRPEPAAVSEKEKMMNVAASGSDDDDEDSDVERNFALLTERGRGAEEGEPYRGGEEEEELSHDDDDDDDDEEEDGSDEGEGEEEEEEEEEGESETSEDEDGDDEEPEEAGGSGEIQTRDDIKKELSNMSFEDIMKLQNKVGTKVYNQVAYGNNERGGTTGRKKRLNKNRPMEISAKRPAPFLRQVVSVKKPTLRDPRFDDLSGEYKPEIFESTYKFINDIRGREKEIVQKQLKRTKKDNKKKEKLQFLLKRMENQERARQSREQQRERELQFKRLQRERANQGARPFFLKNSEKKKLQLAEKYQQLKKSGKLDNFLSKKRKRNAGKDRRKLPRQPHDANAQ comes from the exons ATGAAGGGGAGAGCGAAGCAGCGGCGGCCGGAGCCGGCGGCCGTCTCAGAGAAGGAGAAGATGATGAACGTGGCGGCGAGCGGCAGCGACGACGACGATGAAGACTCCGACGTGGAGAGGAACTTCGCTCTGCTCAccgagagaggaagaggagcggaGGAGGGAGAGCCGTACCgcggaggagaggaagaggaagaactcagccatgatgatgatgatgatgatgatgatgaggaagaAGATGGGTCTGatgagggggagggagaggaggaggaggaggaggaggaggagggagagagtgaaACCTCTGAGGATGAGGATGGTGATGATGAAGAGCCAGAGGAGGCTGGTGGGAGCGGGGAGATCCAGACGAGAGACGATATTAAAAAAG agcTCTCCAACATGTCCTTCGAGGACATCATGAAGCTGCAGAACAAAGTGGGGACCAAAGTTTACAACCAGGTCGCCTACGGCAACAACGAGAGAGGAGGGACCACCGGCAGGAAGAAACGCCTCAACAAGAACAg GCCGATGGAGATTTCAGCCAAGAGGCCAGCTCCGTTCCTCCGTCAGGTGGTCTCCGTCAAGAAACCG ACGCTGAGAGATCCTCGGTTTGACGACCTGTCAGGAGAATACAAACCAGAGATCTTCGAGAGCACGTACAAGTTCATTAATGACATCCGAGGCCGAGAGAAAGAG ATCGTCCAGAAGCAGCTGAAGAGGACCAAGAAGGACAACAAGAAGAAGGAGAAGCTGCAGTTCCTTCTGAAGAGGATG GAGAACCAGGAGCGAGCGAGGCAGAGCCGCGAGcagcagcgagagagagagctgcagttcaagagGCTGCAGAGAGAGCGAGCCAATCAGGGCGCGCGGCCGTTCTTCCTCAAGAACT CTGAGAAGAAGAAGCTGCAGCTGGCGGAGAAGTACCAGCAGCTGAAGAAGAGCGGCAAACTGGACAACTTCCTGagcaagaagaggaagaggaacgCCGGGAAGGACCGCAGGAAGCTGCCCCGACAGCCGCACGACGCCAACGCTCAGTAA
- the LOC116050932 gene encoding E3 ubiquitin-protein ligase TRIM39-like produces the protein MAAANYLQSEDQFLCSICLDVFTDPVSTPCGHNFCKNCITEHWNTSDQELCPLCKKVFNTRPELHVNTFISEMVAQFRQSAQQKASSSSSEQQVSKPGEVPCDVCTGTKLKALKSCLVCLVSYCEIHLEPHLTASRLKRHQLIDPVENLEGRMCTEHNKPLELFCKNDQTCVCMLCSVLDHKMHDVVPLKKEYEGKKTELGKTEAEIQQMIQKRRLKIQEIKHSVDLSEEDADREIAEGVQVFTSLKESVERGLNELINTIKEKQKTTEKQAEAFIKELEQEISELMKRSTEVEQVLRSEDHLHLLQSVQSLNIQQPPPTKDWTEVSVRPSSYEGTVVKAVVQLEETLSKEMKKLLAESELKRVQQYAVDVTLDPDTAYPELILSDDGKQVNHGDVRKNLPDNPERFSRYCIVLGKQSFSSGRFYFEIQVKGKTEWDLGVVRESINRKGAITLSPQNGFWTIVLRNGNEYKACADPPVRLCLKSPPQKVGVFVDYEEGLVSFYDVDAAALIYSLTGCSFTEKLFPYFCPCNNNGGKNSAPLIISPVRVN, from the coding sequence ATGGCTGCTGCAAACTATCTGCAATCTGaagatcagtttctgtgctccatctgtctggatgtgttcactgatccTGTCAGCACACCATGTGGTCACAACTTCTGCAAAAACTGCATCACTGAACACTGGAATACTAGTGACCAGGAACTGTGTCCCCTGTGTAAAAAGGTTTTCAACACAAGACCTGAGCTGCACGTCAACACTTTCATCTCTGAGATGGTTGCTCAGTTCAGACAGTCAGCTCAACagaaagccagcagcagcagctcagagcaacaagtgtccaaaccaggagaagttccctgtgacgtctgcactggaaccaaactgaaggccctgaagtcctgcctggtgtgtctggtctcctactgtgagattcacctggagcctcatctGACAGCTTCACGTCTGAAAAGACATCAGCTGATCGACCCTGTGGAGAACCTGGAAGGCAGGATGTGTACGGAGCACAATAAACCTCTGGAGCTGTTCTGTAAGAACGACCAGACATGTGTCTGCATGCTCTGCTCTGTTTTAGATCACAAGATGCATGATGTTGTTCCTCTGAAAAAAGAATATGAAGGAAAGAAGACAGAGCTGGGGAAGACAGAGGCTGAAATTcagcagatgatccagaagagacgactgaagattcaggagatcaaacactcagtcgacctcagtgaggaagatgcagacagagagatagcagaaggtgttcaggtcttcacTTCTCTGAAGGAGTCTGTTGAGAGAGGCCTGAATGAGCTCATCAACACgatcaaagagaagcagaaaacaacagaaaaacaggctgaagctttcatcaaagagctggaacaggaaatctctgagctgatgaagaggagcactgaggtggagcaggtgttacgctctgaagaccacctccatcttctccagagTGTCCAGTCCCTAAACATCCAACAACCTCCACCCACCAAGGACTGGACAGAGGTCAGCGTCCGTCCATCATCATATGAGGGGACTGTGGTGAAAGCTGTGGTTCAGCTGGAGGAGACACTCAGTAAagagatgaagaagctgctcGCTGAGTCTGAGCTGAAGAGGGTCCAGCAGTATGCAGTGGATGTGACTCTTGATCCTGATACAGCATATCCTGaactcatcctgtctgatgatGGGAAACAAGTGAATCATGGTGATGTGAGGAAGAATCTCCCAGACAACCCAGAGAGATTTTCTCGTTATTGTATTGTTTTAGGAAAACAGAGTTTCTCTTCAGGCAGATTTTATTTTGAGATTCAAGTTAAAGGAAAGACTGAATGGGATTTAGGAGTGGTCAGAGAGTCAATCAACAGGAAGGGAGCAATCACACTGAGTCCTCAGAATGGTTTCTGGACTATAGTGTTGAGAAATGGAAATGAGTACAAAGCTTGTGCTGACCCTCCAGTCCGTCTCTGTCTGAAGTCTCCTcctcagaaggtgggggtgtttgtggattatgaggagggtctggtctccttttatgacgtagatgctgcagctcttatctactccttgactggctgctccttcactgagaaactcttccCATACTTCTGTCCCTGTAATAATAATGGTGGTAAAAACTCTGCCCCTCtgatcatctctcctgtcagaGTAAACTAA